One window from the genome of Melospiza georgiana isolate bMelGeo1 chromosome 13, bMelGeo1.pri, whole genome shotgun sequence encodes:
- the C13H15orf61 gene encoding uncharacterized protein C15orf61 homolog: MRALLRRLHGAAVALLLWRGRAPSPARPAASEVLSQHLRQRRLPHWTSFCVKYSAVHNDQFGLSHFNWPVDGANYLVLRTGCFPFIKYHCSRAAPQDLALQDAFFTALKVLNAGIPTLLYGIGSWFFARVTETVHTSHGPVTIYFLNKEDEGAMY; encoded by the exons ATGCGGGCGCTGCTGCGGCGGCTGCACGGCGCGGCCGTGGCGCTGCTGCTGTGGCGGGGCCGCGCTCCgtccccggcccggcccgccgccTCCGAGGTGCTGAGCCAGCACCTGCGGCAGCGCCGCCTGCCCCACTGGACCTCGTTCTGCGTCAAGTACAGCGCGGTGCACAACGACCAGTTCGGCCTCTCGCACTTCAACTGGCCCGTGGACGGCGCCAACTACCTGGTGCTGCGCACCGGCTGCTTCCCCTTCATCAAGTACCACTGCTCCCGTGCGGCACCTCAGGACCTGGCGCTGCAGGACGCCTTCTTCACCGCCCTCAAGGTGCTCAACGCCG GCATCCCAACTTTACTGTATGGAATTGGCTCCTGGTTCTTTGCCCGTGTCACAGAGACTGTTCACACCAGCCATGGCCCAGTCaccatttattttctaaacaaaGAAGATGAAGGAGCCATGTACTGA